One window from the genome of Heterodontus francisci isolate sHetFra1 unplaced genomic scaffold, sHetFra1.hap1 HAP1_SCAFFOLD_452, whole genome shotgun sequence encodes:
- the LOC137362608 gene encoding histone H1-like: MTDTAGAETAPPAAAAEVKTPKKKKAAPRNKSAGPTLSEKILKIVADCSDRKGTSLPAIKKGLGRSGVDVGKYRTQIKQSIRRNVNKGSLVQCNGTGASGSFRIPKQGTKGNVGKKVKSGAGKKTFVKKTAGKKVTAKKSAAKKLPVKELAAKKSAAKKAAGKKVTSKKAATPKKSPAK; encoded by the coding sequence atgaccgatacagcaggcgccgaaacggctcctccagccgccgccgctgaAGTCAAGACTCCTAAGAAGAAGAaagcggctccccggaacaagtcAGCCGGTCCCACGTTGAGCGAGAAGATCCTCAAGATTGTGGCGGATTGCTCCGATCGCAAGGGGACCTCACTGCCCGCCATAAAGAAGGGTCTGGGTCGGAGCGGTGTGGATGTGGGGAAGTACAGGacccaaatcaagcaaagtatcaggaggaatgtgaataaaggctccctggtgcagtgcAATGGAacgggcgcctccggctccttcagaaTCCCGAAGCAGGGAACCAAGGGAAATGTGGGAAAGAAAGTCAAGTCAGGAGCAGGCAAAAAAACTTTCGTGAAGAAAACAGCTGGCAAGAAAGTGACAGcaaagaaatcagcagccaagaaattaccagtcaaggaactagcagccaagaaatcggcagcgaagaaagcagcaggcaagaaagtgaCCAGCAAGAAGGCGGCAACGCCAAAGAAATCCCCAGCGAAGTAA